The genomic region GTCCGCGATGCGGTGAACCAGGCGTGCGTGCAGGCCATCCGTGACGCCATCGAGCAGGCCGTCCGGGACGGCCGCCTGACCCGCGAGCAGGCGGACTGGCTGCTGCAGGGGCTGGATCGCGGCTACTGGGGCCCGGGCGCCGGATGGTGGGGCTTCCGCGGCTTCTGGGGCTTCCGGGGCCGCGGCGGGTGGTGGTGGGCTCCGAAAGGGCCGGCCACGCCCACTCCCGCGCCGGGCGGCACCGGCTTCTCCCGACCGCGCTTCGGGATCCTGGGCCGCTCCGCCTGAGGATCTCGTGCGTCGATCCCACCCCGGAGGGGATGCGCCGGCCGCATCCCCTCCACGCTTTTTTCAGGGACTCCATTGACCAACCGGACAGGAGGGCAGGATGAGGTTTCCGAAATGGCTTCGATGGGCTGGTATGGGGTTTCTGAGCCTGCTGGTCGCCTGTCAGGGGATGCGATCCGCCGCTCCAGCGCCCGGTCCCGCCCTTTCGACCTCCATCCCGCCCACCCCGGGGATCGCTGCGCCGGTGCCTGTGGCCCTGGCCGCCGGAGCCGGGGAGGCCGTCGCCGCCCTGGAGCAGCAGCTGAAGGCGATCTATCAACAGGTGAACCCTTCGGTAGTCCACATCCGCGTTCGAAGCGGCCAGGGCGCCCTCCGGGAGGAAAGCACCGGTTCGGGCTTCGTCTACGATCGAGATGGACACATCGTCACCAACCATCACGTGGTGGAAGGCGGGGGGACCGTCATCGTCACCTTCGCAGATGGGACGGAGGTCCTTGCCCGGGTGATCGGCACGGACCCGGACAGCGATCTGGCGGTGCTTCAGGTGGAGGTGCCGTCGGAGCGGCTTCATCCCGTGGCCTTGGGGGATTCGGGGGCTGTGCACCCGGGGCAGCTGGCCATCGCTATCGGTAACCCCTTCGGGCTGGAGGGGACGATGACCGTGGGGATTGTCAGCGCCGTCGGTCGGG from Thermoflexus hugenholtzii JAD2 harbors:
- a CDS encoding S1C family serine protease: MRFPKWLRWAGMGFLSLLVACQGMRSAAPAPGPALSTSIPPTPGIAAPVPVALAAGAGEAVAALEQQLKAIYQQVNPSVVHIRVRSGQGALREESTGSGFVYDRDGHIVTNHHVVEGGGTVIVTFADGTEVLARVIGTDPDSDLAVLQVEVPSERLHPVALGDSGAVHPGQLAIAIGNPFGLEGTMTVGIVSAVGRVIRPGSRVFSIPNMIQTDAPINPGNSGGPLLDSQGRVIGVNTMIFSQTGVSSGVGFAIPVNTVRRIVPELIARGRYEHPWLGISGYSVTPLVAKELGLPAERGALILEVDPRGPAARAGLRGGSRPIPVLGESIPAGGDLIVAIDGRPISSMEDLIAELEEHYRPGDEITLSILRDGQTREVRVRLAPRPSS